One segment of Solanum lycopersicum chromosome 1, SLM_r2.1 DNA contains the following:
- the LOC101244413 gene encoding histidine-containing phosphotransfer protein 1: MEVGQLQRSFVEYMASLFREGFLDGQFSQLQQLQDDSNPEFVVEVVSLFFEDSERLLNDLTMALDQPNVDFKQVDAHVHQLKGSSSSVGAQRVKNCCVLFRNCCEEQNTEACLRCLQQIKQEYLLVKNKLQTLFELEQQIVAAGGAIPMVQ, from the exons ATGGAAGTGGGTCAGTTGCAGAGGAGCTTTGTTGAATACATGGCCTCTTTGTTTCGTGAG GGATTCTTGGATGGTCAGTTTAGTCAGCTTCAGCAACTGCAGGATGATAGTAACCCTGAATTTGTAGTTGAAGTTGTGTCTCTTTTCTTTGAAGATTCAGAAAGACTTCTCAATGATCTCACCATGGCTTT AGATCAGCCCAATGTGGACTTTAAGCAGGTTGATGCTCATGTTCATCAGCTCAAAGGTAGCAGTTCCAG TGTTGGTGCTCAGAGAGTGAAGAATTGCTGTGTACTTTTCCGTAACTGCTGCGAAGAACAGAACACTGAAGC GTGCTTGAGATGCTTGcaacaaataaaacaggagtaCTTGCTTGTGAAGAACAAACTCCAAACTTTATTCGAG TTGGAGCAGCAGATTGTAGCAGCTGGAGGAGCAATTCCCATGGTGCAATAA
- the LOC101247751 gene encoding nucleoside hydrolase 3-like translates to MLFLGFFQRIIFMILLFMPIFFNGVESLNRILLDTDVDTDDFFALLYILKLNRSEIDLKAITISANGWANAGHAVNHVYDMLYMMGRDDIAVGVGGEGGILPNGTIMPDVGGYLPIIDQGDGTDGYCRYRQTVPVGLGGRLNIDSNYGFRKIFLPQGKRQYSPLRQPTAQQVMINTISSGPTVVFLTGSHTNFALFLLSNPHLKKNVEHIYIMGGGIGCCTKNSTSSCQPGQCGNLFTDYTSNPYAEFNMFMDPFAAYQVIHSGIPVTLVPLDATNTIPITKEFFETFEKNQHTYEAQYCFKSLKIVRDTWFADQFYKSFFMWDSFMSGIAASIMRKQQNYQGENEFAEMEYINITVVTSNMPYGISDGSNPFFDGRKIPKFNLERNGVHSGHVQTRLRDPFCVVKNGKGKCQDGYTKEVVGPSGVPVRVAVRAKPNQNPKSALDREFFVSFLDFIIVIVVMAIETTSTSASEGSVISGSDANGVLYVHPSDNPGMILVPVQFDGTGYRTWRRGVMRALSVKNKLGFIDGSCEKPSTNSPLLRQWQRCDDMVTSWILNSLIKEVSDSVEYVNNSAELWKELEDRYDQTNGAKLYQIQKEINDLTQ, encoded by the exons atgttgtttttgggattttttcaaagaattattttcatgattttgctATTTATGCCAATTTTCTTCAATGGAGTAGAGAGTCTTAATAGAATTCTTCTGGATACAGATGTGGATACTGATGATTTCTTTGCTCTTCTCTATATTTTAAAGCTTAATAGATCAGAAATTGATTTGAAG GCAATAACTATTAGCGCAAATGGATGGGCTAATGCAGGGCATGCTGTAAATCATGTGTATGATATGCTTTACATGATGGGGCGTGACGATATTGCTGTTGGCGTGGGAGGTGAAGGGGGAATACTTCCCAATGGTACCATTATGCCTGATGTTGGTGGATATCTCCCCATCATTGATCAG GGAGATGGTACTGATGGATATTGTAGATATAGACAAACTGTACCTGTTGGTCTTGGAGGACGCTTGAATATCGACTCAAATTATGGATTCCGAAAGATCTTCCTTCCACAG GGCAAGAGACAATATTCTCCTCTTCGACAGCCAACTGCTCAGCAAGTAATGATTAACACAATTTCTTCAGGGCCAACAGTAGTTTTTCTCACAGGATCACATACAAACTTTGCACTATTTCTGCTAAGCAATCcacatttaaagaaaaatgttgaGCATATTTACATTATGGGAGGTGGTATAGGGTGCTGCACAAAAAACTCGACTTCTTCATGCCAACCTGGACAGTGTGGCAATTTATTCACAGATTACACAAGCAACCCTTATGCAGAATTCAATATGTTTATGGATCCTTTTGCTGCTTATCAG GTGATTCATTCTGGTATTCCAGTTACTCTTGTCCCATTGGATGCCACAAACACCATTCCCATTACCAAAGAGTTTTTCGAGACCTTTGAAAAGAATCAGCATACCTACGAGGCACAGTACTGTTTCAAGTCCCTGAAGATTGTTCGTGATACTTGGTTCGCTGACCAATTCTATAAG AGTTTCTTTATGTGGGACTCATTTATGTCTGGAATAGCTGCTTCAATCATGAGGAAACAACAAAACTACCAAGGAGAAAATGAATTTGCAGAAATGGAGTATATCAATATTACTGTTGTTACTTCAAATATGCCATACGGGATATCCGATGGATCAAATCCATTTTTTGATGGACGTAAAATTCCCAAGTTTAACTTGGAAAGAAATGGAGTTCACAGTGGTCATGTTCAGACGAGACTTCGTGATCCATTTTGTGTAGTCAAGAATGGGAAGGGCAAATGCCAG GATGGTTATACAAAAGAAGTTGTTGGGCCAAGTGGAGTGCCTGTTCGTGTTGCTGTAAGAGCAAAGCCTAATCAAAATCCTAAAAGTGCACTAGACAGAGAGTTTTTCGTTAGCTTCCTAGAT TTCATAATAGTCATAGTTGTAATGGCCATCGAAACTACATCCACATCTGCATCTGAGGGATCTGTAATATCTGGAAGTGATGCCAATGGTGTTCTGTATGTGCATCCTTCAGATAATCCAGGAATGATACTTGTTCCTGTTCAGTTTGATGGAACAGGATATAGGACTTGGAGAAGAGGTGTTATGAGGGCATTGTCAGTGAAAAACAAGTTAGGTTTCATTGATGGAAGTTGTGAGAAACCAAGCACCAATTCACCCTTGTTACGTCAATGGCAGAGGTGTGATGATATGGTGACATCTTGGATCCTGAACTCCTTAATCAAAGAAGTTTCAGACAGTGTAGAGTATGTAAACAATTCTGCTGAGTTGTGGAAGGAGTTGGAAGACAGGTATGATCAAACCAATGGAGCAAAATTGTATCAAATTCAAAAGGAGATCAATGATCTCACACAATGA